From one Electrophorus electricus isolate fEleEle1 chromosome 20, fEleEle1.pri, whole genome shotgun sequence genomic stretch:
- the ccdc51 gene encoding mitochondrial potassium channel, producing MSCRGSCIMPRKYGTCFYLLNFPSRLQWHVSIYRTYSSHKQNPQDKILSAQEWTSTAVKNVAEIGKQWGQNSVKTVTATANYWWGKYEEFIGLNEVRDAQSKVAEAEKQFMVARGMVRESHSSLETLQTRLKEVRDRLDRVSREEAHYLELATLEHKLLQEERRLKTAYENAEGGEREKFALFSASVRESHEKERSRAERTKNWSIIGSVLGAIIGVIGSTYINRVRLQELKSLLLEAQKGPANLQEAIKTQASLHKDQQEELRGLIELLRAAIKDEAGEVRDAERVSVPVTEAVTAEGPTPKASVSEGAVREILLRSQRAQDLMEDLKPQLKQLEQRMRRVVAELQAVKTSVAGRPTELPVIQATDAQFLVCNTESVIKGLDQTEKRLEAQINKTTLYNTILTYTAFALTMPVLYIIFKGTQ from the exons ATGAGTTGTAGAGGGAGCTGCATAATGCCAAGGAAGTATGGCACGTGCTTCTACCTGCTCAACTTCCCTAGCAGACTCCAGTGGCATGTCTCCATATACAGAACTTACTCCTCCCACAAGCAAAATCCACAGGACAAAATTCTGTCAGCTCAGGAGTGGACATCGACCGCGGTAAAGAATGTGGCAGAGATCGGGAAACAGTGGGGGCAGAATTCTGTGAAAACCGTGACAGCTACTGCCAATTACTGGTGGGGAAAATATGAGGAATTTATTGGCCTCAATGAAGTTAGAGATGCTCAGTCCAAGGTTGCAGAG GCAGAGAAGCAGTTCATGGTAGCCAGAGGAATGGTCCGGGAGTCGCATTCAAGTTTGGAGACTCTTCAGACAAGACTTAAGGAAGTTAGAGATCGCCTGGACCGAGTATCGCGAGAGGAGGCACATTACCTTGAACTAGCGACACTGGAACACAAGTTACTTCAG GAAGAGCGGCGTCTCAAAACAGCCTACGAAAATGCAGAGGGGGGAGAACGTGAGAAATTTGCCCTGTTCTCTGCTAGTGTGCGAGAGAGTCACGAGAAGGAGCGGTCGCGGGCTGAACGCACCAAGAACTGGTCCATCATCGGATCGGTGCTTGGCGCCATCATCGGGGTAATAGGGTCCACTTATATAAACAGGGTTCGCCTCCAAGAACTGAAAAGCCTGCTTCTGGAGGCTCAGAAGGGACCAGCAAACCTACAGGAAGCTATTAAAACCCAAGCCAGTTTGCACAAGGACCAGCAAGAAGAACTCAGAGGCCTCATAGAGTTGCTTAGGGCAGCCATTAAAGACGAGGCAGGTGAGGTGCGAGATGCCGAGCGTGTGTCTGTTCCAGTGACAGAGGCAGTGACCGCTGAAGGCCCTACCCCCAAGGCCAGTGTCTCGGAAGGAGCCGTCAGAGAGATACTGCTCCGCAGCCAAAGAGCTCAGGATCTCATGGAGGACCTTAAACCCCAGCTGAagcagctggagcagagaaTGAGAAGGGTGGTGGCCGAGCTTCAGGCTGTGAAGACATCCGTAGCGGGCCGTCCCACCGAGTTGCCGGTCATCCAGGCCACGGATGCGCAGTTCTTGGTGTGCAACACGGAGAGTGTCATCAAAGGACTTGACCAAACAGAGAAGAGATTGGAGGCTCAGATTAATAAAACTACTCTGTATAACACTATTCTTACTTACACAGCATTTGCTTTAACAATGCCAGTGTTGTATATTATCTTTAAAGGTACACAATGA